From the Corythoichthys intestinalis isolate RoL2023-P3 chromosome 15, ASM3026506v1, whole genome shotgun sequence genome, one window contains:
- the grxcr1b gene encoding glutaredoxin domain-containing cysteine-rich protein 1, with amino-acid sequence MECSKVKQETVRTVRFRVASANSGRVLAEVFKDETRRSGLVPKPVDLDSTRGPEAQQKVSSPPSEANSHLKGLLVESSHEENGGEPDDLLLYASAKRETLFSNKRLNICSKNGTIRGVRNKVSAGQVLFNNLSKMYSVS; translated from the coding sequence ATGGAGTGCTCTAAAGTGAAACAGGAGACTGTGAGGACAGTTCGGTTCAGAGTAGCATCTGCCAACAGTGGTCGTGTGTTGGCTGAAGTGTTCAAGGATGAGACAAGGAGGTCTGGCTTGGTGCCTAAGCCAGTGGACTTGGACAGCACCCGTGGTCCTGAGGCCCAGCAGAAGGTCTCGTCTCCCCCCAGTGAGGCCAACAGCCACCTGAAAGGGCTGCTGGTGGAATCTTCTCATGAGGAGAATGGCGGCGAACCCGATGACCTGCTTTTGTATGCTAGTGCCAAGAGAGAGACACTCTTCAGCAACAAGCGACTCAATATCTGCAGCAAAAATGGAACAATTAGAGGGGTGAGGAACAAAGTGAGCGCAGGTCAAGTGCTTTTCAACAACCTCTCCAAAATGTACTCCGTAAGTTGA